One Dysosmobacter welbionis DNA segment encodes these proteins:
- a CDS encoding tyrosine-type recombinase/integrase: MEEITLTGQSISAFREFLVENEKARATVEKYVQEAEQLRLALCGAPVTKAGVLAYRERLQQQYRALTVNNKLSAVNAYLRFCGAEHCEVKLLKVQRRAFREEQRDLTESEYRRLLSIAKGRKNQRLYHVMLTICATGIRVSELRFITAEALRAGRTEIRLKGKCRTVLLPQELAERLRRYARAQDIQEGPLFRTRTGRPLDRSNIWHEMKTLCREAGVMPEKVFPHNLRHLFAKCFYEQEKDLAHLADLLGHSSIETTRIYVAVSARAHEQILEKMRLIV, translated from the coding sequence ATGGAAGAAATCACGCTCACAGGACAGTCTATCTCCGCGTTCCGGGAATTTCTGGTGGAAAACGAGAAAGCCCGTGCCACAGTGGAAAAATACGTGCAGGAGGCGGAACAGCTGCGACTGGCTCTGTGCGGCGCCCCGGTGACCAAGGCGGGTGTTCTGGCATACCGGGAGCGCCTGCAGCAGCAGTACAGGGCTCTGACGGTCAACAACAAGCTCTCTGCTGTGAACGCGTATCTGCGGTTCTGTGGAGCGGAGCACTGCGAGGTGAAGTTGCTGAAGGTTCAGCGGCGGGCGTTTCGGGAGGAGCAGCGGGACCTGACGGAGTCGGAGTACCGCCGGCTGCTCTCTATTGCCAAGGGGCGCAAGAACCAGCGGCTGTACCACGTGATGCTGACGATCTGCGCCACCGGTATCCGGGTGAGCGAACTGCGCTTCATCACGGCGGAGGCCCTGCGTGCTGGCCGGACGGAGATCCGGCTGAAGGGAAAGTGCCGGACCGTCCTGCTGCCGCAGGAACTGGCGGAACGCCTGCGGCGGTATGCCAGGGCGCAGGATATCCAGGAGGGGCCCCTGTTCCGCACCCGCACCGGGCGGCCCCTGGACCGCAGCAACATCTGGCATGAAATGAAAACCCTCTGCCGGGAGGCCGGCGTGATGCCGGAAAAGGTATTCCCGCACAATCTGCGGCACCTGTTCGCCAAGTGCTTTTATGAACAGGAGAAGGATCTGGCGCATCTGGCGGACCTTCTGGGCCATTCCTCCATTGAGACAACCCGGATTTATGTGGCAGTGAGCGCCAGGGCCCATGAACAGATTCTGGAAAAAATGCGGCTGATCGTTTAA
- a CDS encoding O-antigen ligase family protein translates to MSILRESYLYHLWAVLCTVYYDSAVHRCLVRMGAWCNRQIDESRVLRVLCREGVAARAWEESILCRLLTGLINLPAWLLHKLYLALRATFDDSVFSRLAFEMGHETAVAQSWLIMLLWVIPFSHWNNAYSMLGFAALLVLFYAGAMSRRDFRLDVKHIGFYPVVLFGAMFLAVLFSYEPSASFRFLLYHISAALCVLVTVSAVRGTEDLKRLAAGGGVCVLVSSLYGVYQRIQGVEVNESYVDLEVNAGMPGRVESYFDNPNTFAEVLILLLPLVLALILCSKRGISRVTACGVFAVGVLALGMTYSRASWVGMACAMVVLVFLWKPKLIPAFAVLCVVMVPFLPDTIWHRVLTIFNPADTSTASRIPLYQAALEVIRTSPVSGAGLGTAAVQDYISDFNLYHAEAPFVHAHNFYLQVWIEAGLLGFLGFVGSMLWNIKKAARTVRHCAPSAARTITCAGAAALCGAMVCGLADYLWNYPRVMCIFWFVFALTIAGIKVCRRETEAA, encoded by the coding sequence ATGAGCATTCTCCGCGAAAGCTATCTGTATCACCTATGGGCGGTGCTGTGCACCGTCTACTATGACAGCGCCGTCCACCGCTGCCTGGTGCGCATGGGCGCCTGGTGCAACCGCCAGATCGACGAGAGCCGTGTTCTCCGGGTCTTGTGCCGGGAGGGCGTTGCGGCCCGGGCCTGGGAGGAGAGCATCCTCTGCCGGCTGCTGACGGGCCTCATCAACCTGCCTGCCTGGCTGCTCCACAAGCTGTACCTTGCCCTGCGGGCTACGTTTGATGACAGCGTTTTCTCCCGTCTGGCCTTTGAGATGGGACATGAGACCGCCGTCGCCCAATCCTGGCTCATCATGCTATTGTGGGTGATTCCCTTCTCGCATTGGAACAACGCATATAGTATGCTGGGCTTTGCCGCCCTGCTGGTGCTGTTCTATGCCGGGGCCATGTCCCGGCGGGACTTCCGGCTGGACGTGAAGCACATCGGGTTCTATCCGGTGGTGCTGTTCGGAGCCATGTTCCTGGCGGTGCTGTTCTCCTATGAGCCCTCCGCCTCCTTCCGCTTCCTGCTCTACCATATCTCCGCAGCGCTGTGCGTGCTGGTGACGGTCAGCGCTGTCCGGGGCACAGAGGATTTGAAGCGGCTGGCCGCCGGCGGTGGGGTCTGTGTGCTGGTGTCCTCGCTGTACGGTGTGTACCAACGGATCCAGGGCGTGGAGGTCAACGAGTCCTATGTGGACCTGGAGGTCAACGCCGGTATGCCCGGCCGGGTGGAGTCCTATTTCGACAACCCCAACACCTTTGCAGAGGTGCTGATCCTCCTGCTGCCCCTGGTACTGGCGCTGATCCTCTGCTCCAAGCGGGGCATCTCCCGCGTGACGGCCTGCGGCGTGTTTGCCGTGGGTGTGCTGGCTCTGGGCATGACCTACTCCCGGGCCAGCTGGGTTGGCATGGCCTGTGCCATGGTGGTGCTGGTGTTTTTGTGGAAGCCCAAGCTGATCCCCGCCTTCGCGGTGCTGTGCGTGGTGATGGTCCCTTTCCTGCCGGACACCATCTGGCACCGGGTCCTGACGATCTTCAATCCGGCGGATACCTCCACTGCCAGCCGCATCCCCTTGTATCAGGCGGCACTGGAGGTCATCCGGACGTCTCCCGTCTCCGGCGCGGGTCTGGGCACCGCCGCCGTGCAGGACTACATCAGCGACTTCAACCTCTACCACGCAGAAGCGCCCTTCGTTCACGCCCACAACTTCTACCTGCAGGTATGGATCGAGGCGGGACTGCTGGGGTTTCTGGGCTTTGTGGGCTCCATGCTGTGGAACATCAAAAAGGCGGCCCGCACGGTCCGGCACTGCGCCCCCTCTGCCGCCCGCACCATCACCTGTGCCGGAGCGGCGGCTCTGTGCGGCGCCATGGTGTGCGGTCTGGCGGATTACCTGTGGAACTATCCCCGGGTGATGTGCATTTTCTGGTTCGTGTTCGCGCTGACCATCGCGGGGATCAAGGTCTGCCGCCGGGAGACGGAGGCGGCCTGA
- a CDS encoding glycosyltransferase family 2 protein, translating to MPSISVIVPVYQAEKFLRDCVESVRRQTFSDWELLLVDDGCTDGSPALCDELAREDDRIRVFHKERNSGVSETRNVGLDHVRGTYIAFLDSDDQYEPQCLETLWNLRERAGADTAACAHLNLWPDGSETPEPVLPAGIYDADAIREKIVNPLLGDRLAQPVFNGFIWRYLFSAEIFDRLHLRYEGAYLEDELFLMEYFCNARRLAVTETPLYRYLQNPASATHKYMKDFQQVFGRFMERKEDLAARYGLTPGRPQWRENSNWAGLLIAIGNEYAPGNPKTLRQRQETIQALCARPDMAHAIRTLSPAGMSRNKQLAAKLVRGGRFWLLSQLYRIKNRI from the coding sequence ATGCCCAGCATTTCCGTCATTGTGCCTGTCTATCAGGCGGAGAAATTTCTCAGAGACTGCGTGGAGAGCGTACGGCGGCAGACCTTTTCCGACTGGGAGCTGCTGCTGGTGGATGACGGCTGCACCGACGGCTCCCCGGCTCTCTGCGATGAGCTGGCCCGGGAGGATGACCGCATCCGGGTGTTCCACAAGGAGCGCAACAGCGGCGTCAGCGAGACCCGGAATGTGGGCCTTGACCATGTCCGGGGGACCTATATCGCCTTTCTGGACTCCGACGATCAGTACGAGCCCCAGTGCCTGGAGACGCTGTGGAACCTGCGGGAGCGGGCCGGGGCGGATACCGCCGCCTGTGCGCACCTGAACCTGTGGCCTGATGGCAGCGAGACGCCGGAGCCGGTGCTGCCCGCCGGGATCTACGACGCCGACGCTATCCGGGAGAAAATCGTCAATCCCCTGCTGGGGGACCGGCTGGCCCAGCCGGTGTTCAATGGATTCATCTGGCGCTATCTGTTCTCCGCAGAGATTTTTGACAGACTCCATCTCCGCTATGAGGGCGCCTATCTGGAAGACGAGCTGTTCCTGATGGAGTATTTCTGCAACGCCCGGCGCCTGGCGGTGACGGAGACGCCCCTGTACCGCTATCTCCAGAATCCGGCCTCCGCCACCCACAAGTATATGAAGGACTTCCAGCAGGTCTTCGGCCGCTTCATGGAGCGGAAGGAGGACTTGGCCGCCCGGTACGGCCTGACGCCCGGCCGCCCCCAGTGGCGGGAGAACTCCAACTGGGCCGGGCTGTTGATCGCCATCGGCAACGAGTACGCCCCGGGCAATCCCAAGACCCTCCGGCAGCGGCAGGAGACCATCCAGGCCCTGTGTGCGCGGCCGGATATGGCCCACGCCATCCGGACGCTGTCGCCCGCCGGCATGAGCCGCAACAAGCAGTTGGCAGCAAAGCTGGTGCGGGGGGGCCGCTTCTGGCTGCTCTCCCAGCTGTACCGGATCAAAAACCGCATCTGA
- a CDS encoding DUF2383 domain-containing protein yields the protein MNDIELLQYVHETAEMGIEGLNSLDGQVRDDSLRRVLSQQGAEYRQIADQAERLLRSLGEEPRDPGLLAKVSAEVMSTFKTLADPSASNIAEMVIQGNTMGATKSTRHLGDYAGGNREIRNLAERLLHTEEANAAQMKQFL from the coding sequence ATGAACGATATCGAGCTGCTCCAATACGTCCATGAGACGGCGGAGATGGGCATTGAGGGGCTGAACAGCCTGGACGGGCAGGTCCGGGATGACAGCCTGCGGCGGGTTCTGAGCCAGCAGGGCGCCGAGTACCGCCAGATCGCGGATCAGGCGGAGCGCCTGCTCCGGTCTCTGGGAGAGGAGCCCAGGGACCCAGGCCTTCTGGCCAAGGTGTCCGCAGAGGTCATGTCCACTTTCAAAACGCTGGCAGACCCCTCTGCATCCAACATCGCGGAGATGGTCATTCAGGGAAACACCATGGGGGCCACCAAAAGTACCCGGCATCTGGGGGACTACGCCGGTGGAAACCGCGAGATCCGAAATCTCGCGGAGCGGCTGCTGCACACCGAGGAAGCCAACGCCGCCCAGATGAAGCAGTTCCTGTAA
- a CDS encoding GNAT family N-acetyltransferase encodes MDIRRIESGKRDFLPLLLLGDEQEDMIDRYLDRGTLLALYDGGLRAVCVVTKEAPGVFEIKNLAVEPAFQRQGYGRAMVRHVAGACRTAGGTRLLVGTGDSALTLPFYRACGFRESHRVPNFFLQFYDHPIYEGGRLLSDMVYLSMEL; translated from the coding sequence ATGGATATTCGCAGAATCGAGTCGGGCAAGCGGGACTTTCTCCCCCTCCTGCTGCTGGGAGACGAACAGGAGGACATGATCGACCGCTATCTGGACCGCGGAACGCTGTTGGCGCTGTACGACGGCGGACTTCGCGCCGTGTGCGTGGTGACCAAGGAGGCGCCGGGCGTGTTCGAGATCAAAAATCTGGCCGTGGAGCCGGCCTTTCAGCGCCAGGGCTACGGCCGGGCCATGGTTCGGCATGTGGCCGGCGCCTGCCGGACCGCCGGAGGGACACGCCTCCTGGTGGGCACCGGGGACAGTGCCCTCACCCTCCCCTTCTACCGGGCCTGCGGGTTCCGGGAAAGCCACCGGGTCCCCAATTTCTTCCTTCAATTTTACGACCACCCCATATACGAAGGGGGGCGGCTTTTGTCGGACATGGTATATTTGTCCATGGAGCTTTGA
- the metK gene encoding methionine adenosyltransferase: MARHYLFTSESVTEGHPDKVCDQISDAVLDAILEQDPNGRVACETTACTGLIHVMGEITTSCYVDIAHIAREVVRDIGYDRGKYGFDCDTCAVVTSIDEQSADIAMGVDKSLENKEGTDSELSNGAGDQGMMFGYACDETPELMPLPLSLAQKLCKRMAEVRKSGQVPYMRPDGKSQVTVEYDEHNRPVRVDTVVISTQHDPDVSLEQIRKDMIEQVAKAVIPADMLDENTKYYVNPTGRFVKGGPAADSGLTGRKIIVDTYGGSAPHGGGCFSGKDPTKVDRSAAYAARYVAKNIVAAGLARRCQVQLAYAIGVAQPVSVLVDTFGTGTVGDDRLETAVRKVFDLRPTAIIRDLDLRKPIYRKLAAYGHMGREDLGVTWEKTDRTEALKAAAEA, translated from the coding sequence ATGGCAAGACACTATCTCTTCACCTCCGAGTCCGTAACGGAGGGCCACCCCGACAAGGTCTGCGACCAGATCTCCGACGCCGTCCTGGACGCCATTCTGGAGCAGGACCCCAACGGCCGCGTGGCCTGCGAGACCACGGCCTGCACCGGATTGATCCACGTGATGGGCGAGATCACCACCAGCTGCTATGTGGACATCGCCCACATCGCCCGGGAGGTGGTCCGGGACATTGGCTATGACCGGGGCAAGTACGGCTTTGACTGCGACACCTGTGCCGTGGTTACCTCCATCGACGAGCAGTCCGCCGACATCGCCATGGGCGTGGACAAATCCTTGGAGAACAAGGAGGGCACCGACAGCGAGCTGAGCAACGGCGCCGGTGACCAGGGCATGATGTTCGGCTACGCCTGCGACGAGACGCCGGAACTGATGCCCCTGCCCCTGTCCCTGGCACAGAAGCTGTGCAAGCGCATGGCGGAGGTCCGCAAGAGCGGCCAGGTGCCCTATATGCGGCCCGACGGCAAGAGCCAGGTCACCGTGGAGTATGACGAGCACAACCGCCCTGTCCGGGTGGATACGGTGGTCATCTCCACCCAGCACGACCCCGACGTCTCCCTGGAGCAGATCCGGAAGGACATGATCGAGCAGGTGGCCAAGGCCGTGATCCCCGCGGACATGCTGGACGAGAACACAAAGTATTACGTGAACCCCACCGGCCGTTTCGTCAAGGGCGGCCCGGCGGCGGATTCCGGCCTCACCGGCCGGAAGATCATCGTGGATACCTACGGCGGCAGCGCCCCCCACGGCGGCGGCTGCTTTTCCGGCAAGGATCCCACTAAGGTGGACCGCTCCGCGGCCTACGCCGCCCGGTACGTGGCCAAGAACATCGTGGCCGCGGGCCTTGCCCGCCGCTGCCAGGTGCAGTTGGCCTACGCCATCGGCGTGGCCCAGCCGGTGAGTGTGCTGGTGGACACTTTCGGCACCGGTACGGTGGGAGACGACAGGCTGGAGACTGCCGTCCGCAAGGTGTTTGACCTGCGGCCCACGGCCATCATCCGGGACCTGGACCTGCGCAAGCCCATCTACCGCAAGCTGGCGGCCTACGGCCACATGGGCCGGGAGGACCTGGGCGTGACCTGGGAGAAAACTGACCGCACGGAGGCTCTGAAGGCCGCCGCAGAGGCGTGA
- a CDS encoding rhomboid family intramembrane serine protease translates to MRKLCDSVDRFCLQHPRFGIPNLMKFLVGIMAVVFVLDLFSNGYASYMLYFNAELVLQGELWRLVTWMFLPTNGSLFWIFISLSFYYFIGTSIEEYWGTAKFTLFYLACAVLMVVFGMISILWSPLPVVSSGNLNQILFLAFATLYPDALIRVYLILPVKAKWLAALYVLLTLYDLLRSGMWAALFTLPQLLAVWLVYLVFFWDRIGDLLREFGFAVRHQNSHQTIQFKSAVKQQRKKAQQQGYRHKCEVCGRTDTDFPDLQFRYCSKCAGYHCFCEDHIFNHTHFTQ, encoded by the coding sequence GTGAGAAAACTCTGCGACAGCGTGGACCGCTTTTGCCTGCAGCATCCCCGCTTCGGCATTCCGAACCTGATGAAGTTTCTGGTGGGGATCATGGCCGTGGTATTTGTGCTGGACCTGTTCTCCAATGGCTATGCCAGCTATATGCTGTACTTCAACGCAGAGCTCGTTCTGCAGGGAGAGCTGTGGCGGCTGGTCACCTGGATGTTCCTGCCCACCAACGGCTCTCTGTTCTGGATCTTCATCAGCCTGTCCTTCTACTACTTCATCGGCACCTCCATTGAGGAGTACTGGGGCACCGCCAAGTTCACCCTGTTCTATCTGGCCTGCGCCGTGCTGATGGTGGTATTCGGCATGATCAGCATACTGTGGTCCCCGCTTCCCGTTGTCAGCAGCGGCAATCTCAACCAGATCCTGTTCCTGGCCTTTGCTACCCTGTACCCTGACGCGCTGATCCGCGTCTATCTGATCCTGCCAGTCAAGGCCAAGTGGCTGGCGGCGTTGTATGTGCTGCTGACCCTGTATGACCTGCTCCGTTCCGGTATGTGGGCGGCGCTGTTCACACTGCCCCAGCTGCTGGCCGTCTGGCTGGTGTATCTGGTGTTCTTCTGGGACAGGATCGGGGACCTTCTGCGGGAGTTCGGCTTTGCCGTCCGCCATCAGAACTCCCACCAGACCATCCAGTTCAAGTCCGCAGTGAAGCAGCAGCGGAAGAAGGCCCAGCAGCAGGGCTACCGCCACAAGTGCGAGGTCTGCGGCCGCACAGATACGGACTTTCCGGACCTGCAGTTCCGCTATTGCTCCAAGTGCGCGGGCTACCACTGCTTCTGTGAGGACCACATCTTCAACCACACACATTTTACGCAGTGA
- a CDS encoding nicotinate-nicotinamide nucleotide adenylyltransferase produces MAKKILFLLGEQPEQELSFFYTAAALSHIYRFIVSYQIESGDFPFYMPGRAAFFPGTFDPFSLSHKGIVQEIRDLGMEVYLAIDEFSWSKKAQPSLVRRQIVSMSVADEFDVYLFPHDIPVNLATPEDLDRLREVFSGRELYLAVGSDVVANASSYKAAPVPGSVHSMNHIVFRRSSDAEGREIDADLGCISGRIIQLQLPTHLEDISSTRIRENIDLGRDISTLIDPVVQDFIYRNSLYLREPQYKRILRAGDLEFSHISQPDRHLWEELTEVPLQGREQPPEIDPRDGLCILRDAGSRPRVLGFLTLRTVNSGGLYEALGDTELADYVRKHTAGRVQLLTGLYTARGSSGSYDVGQLLMTEALSRSLGADCSYAVWHATASEETLDLLERQGFVPAELPSAKPLLLVDMRSPSVLLQNIPTTLKEPFSSDRTVLAAVRAAHCRMQRALTGLYPGSLILSLNAEVIYHRLVRKIVDLNGVPAEPTVPRVLGPKMCVPFGKILRGNAIPNTVTKTIHTDKVFARDLTSFDIENFPGYAPLESQIRTIHSFRRPVILVDDLLHSGNRIRALDPLFRQEGVVIDRVLVGLLSGRGRDLMAAKGRSVDSVYFIPNMRSWFVESTMYPFIGGDTVGHEEPSVPGLTPAVNLILPYAFPRFYRECGREAVFRFSCACLENARDILLALETTFRERYARNLTLSRLSEAVILPLSPDKGSCMHYDPSLPASVFLQNDLEMLLRMRNVLQS; encoded by the coding sequence ATGGCCAAGAAGATCCTCTTCCTGCTGGGAGAGCAGCCGGAACAGGAGCTGAGCTTCTTCTACACCGCCGCCGCCCTCTCCCACATCTACCGCTTCATCGTCTCCTATCAGATTGAAAGCGGAGACTTCCCATTCTACATGCCGGGAAGGGCCGCCTTCTTTCCCGGCACCTTCGACCCCTTCTCCCTGAGCCATAAGGGCATCGTCCAGGAGATCCGGGACCTGGGGATGGAGGTGTATCTGGCCATCGACGAGTTCTCCTGGTCCAAGAAGGCGCAGCCCTCCCTGGTGCGGAGGCAGATCGTCAGCATGTCCGTGGCGGACGAGTTCGACGTGTACCTCTTCCCCCACGACATCCCAGTGAACCTGGCCACGCCGGAGGACCTGGACCGGCTGCGGGAGGTCTTTTCCGGCCGGGAGCTGTACCTGGCGGTGGGCTCGGACGTGGTAGCCAACGCCTCCTCCTACAAGGCGGCACCGGTGCCGGGGTCCGTCCACTCCATGAACCACATCGTCTTCCGCCGCTCCAGCGACGCGGAGGGACGGGAGATCGACGCAGATCTGGGCTGCATCTCCGGCCGCATCATCCAGCTGCAGCTGCCCACCCATCTGGAAGACATCAGCTCCACCCGCATCCGGGAGAACATCGACCTGGGACGGGACATCTCCACCCTCATTGACCCGGTGGTACAGGACTTCATCTACCGCAACAGCCTCTATCTCCGGGAGCCCCAGTACAAGCGGATCCTCCGGGCGGGGGATCTGGAGTTCTCCCACATCTCCCAGCCGGACCGGCACCTGTGGGAGGAGTTGACGGAGGTACCGCTTCAGGGGCGGGAGCAGCCGCCGGAGATCGACCCCAGGGACGGCCTCTGCATCCTGCGGGACGCGGGATCCCGCCCCCGGGTGCTGGGTTTTCTGACCCTGCGGACCGTGAACTCCGGCGGGCTGTATGAGGCCCTGGGGGACACGGAGCTGGCGGACTATGTCCGCAAGCACACGGCGGGGCGGGTTCAGCTGCTCACCGGACTTTACACCGCCCGCGGCTCCAGCGGCAGCTATGATGTGGGCCAGCTGCTGATGACAGAGGCCCTCTCCCGCTCCCTGGGAGCGGACTGCAGCTATGCCGTGTGGCACGCCACTGCGTCGGAGGAGACGCTGGACCTGCTGGAGAGGCAAGGCTTTGTCCCGGCGGAGCTGCCCAGCGCAAAGCCCCTGCTGCTGGTGGATATGCGCTCTCCCTCCGTACTGCTGCAGAACATCCCCACCACGCTGAAGGAGCCTTTCTCCTCCGACCGTACCGTGCTGGCGGCGGTCCGCGCCGCCCACTGCCGGATGCAGCGGGCTCTCACCGGCCTGTATCCGGGTTCTCTGATCCTGTCCCTGAACGCGGAGGTCATTTACCACCGTCTGGTGCGGAAGATCGTGGACCTGAACGGCGTCCCGGCGGAGCCCACAGTGCCCCGGGTACTGGGTCCCAAGATGTGCGTACCCTTCGGCAAGATCCTGCGGGGCAATGCCATCCCCAACACCGTCACCAAGACCATCCACACCGACAAGGTCTTTGCCAGGGACCTCACCTCCTTCGACATCGAGAATTTCCCCGGCTACGCGCCGCTGGAGAGCCAGATCCGCACCATCCACTCCTTCCGCCGGCCGGTGATCCTGGTGGACGACCTGCTCCACTCCGGCAACCGGATCCGGGCGCTGGATCCCCTCTTCCGGCAGGAGGGTGTGGTCATCGACCGGGTGCTGGTGGGCCTGCTGTCCGGCCGCGGACGGGATCTGATGGCCGCCAAGGGCCGCAGTGTGGACAGCGTCTATTTCATTCCGAATATGCGTTCTTGGTTTGTGGAGTCCACCATGTACCCCTTCATCGGCGGCGACACTGTGGGGCATGAGGAGCCCTCCGTCCCCGGCCTGACCCCAGCGGTGAACCTGATCCTGCCCTACGCCTTCCCCCGCTTCTACCGGGAGTGCGGACGGGAGGCGGTGTTCCGTTTCTCCTGTGCCTGCCTGGAGAACGCCCGGGACATCCTGCTGGCCCTGGAGACCACCTTCCGGGAGCGGTACGCCCGCAACCTCACCCTCTCCCGCCTCAGTGAGGCGGTGATCCTGCCCCTCTCCCCGGACAAGGGCAGCTGTATGCACTATGACCCCAGTCTTCCTGCCTCCGTATTTCTGCAGAACGACCTGGAGATGCTGTTGCGGATGCGGAACGTCCTCCAATCCTGA